The proteins below are encoded in one region of Rana temporaria chromosome 2, aRanTem1.1, whole genome shotgun sequence:
- the LRWD1 gene encoding leucine-rich repeat and WD repeat-containing protein 1 yields the protein MTKLTTDTLLKKGLPKSSQLKNLKTLNLSKMQLETKDVDPHLFSQMINLEELDISNNSLSEVPEKISLPKLRVLNFIDNQVEDVTSLQQFPNLEEVMYEENLYLTVSDNYKVFCLLPKLRRLNNKDITSLANHVRFVNHRELTSRVKTYWEKSYKDKLPDKPTPAMIKSVSKEFLKTVVNHVKYGPNSLKDFTKWKVNIIAEELISSLLCNKKKDAEPQPEPVSSNDDNTEILITPGKKRRTGELDLALGTPTKHLRTNDVLSLALTPTRSSSKLQESPHRSSPSRNKPNFPLSPFKNKSNVTPVKEPAKRGMSTPQKINLRSTPSQKEPDEKRSVDHGRQKRELKKKGFDVEPLHFLQCHSKNNNSDDFRTQLWSCAFEPALDSSSSKVIATCGGESVCVIDCETGKVLKKYKFPGEEFFALAWTTLTMISNEGQKRKVNVLAAGGRYGVVRLMHPKVNMCYGEIKAHKKAISIMCFSPAHDTFLFTGSYDKRIILWDIGVPDYEYNFRASQLLTLDTPSAPLRLCLVPSAVDQYLLAGCDDGCYVWDITLNNQKGRCSYHAEFSFPIYKKKSDDNDYRTIDGLAFLNDDLIASKSAMQGSIYIWSWKKSFNKQRSKSSKKMEAAVLAELKWSQTELPYLTLTTSSGLCLFCGDESGKVWIYDLESCRAELQKGVSGGALKEPTKVIDWPAPASKKGQMEETVINNVIVNPANEYLVALTDKNVIGIWKIL from the exons ATGACCAAATTAACAACAGACACCCTATTGAAGAAAGGTCTTCCAAAATCCAGCCAATTGAAGAATTTAAAGACACTCAA CTTGTCTAAAATGCAGCTGGAGACGAAAGATGTTGATCCACATCTCTTTTCACAAATGATAAATCTTGAAGAACTGGACATCTCCAACAACAGTCTATCTGAAGTCCCAGAAAAGATCAGCCTTCCTAAACTAAGGGTGCTGAATTTTATTGACAATCAGGTTGAGGATGTAACCAGTCTGCAACAGTTTCCTAATCTGGAGGAGGTCATGTATGAAGAAAACCTATATCTTACT GTCAGCGATAATTACAAGGTGTTCTGTCTTCTACCTAAACTGCGACGATTGAATAATAAAGATATAACATCTCTGGCTAATCATGTCCGGTTTGTCAACCACAGAGAATTAACCTCCAGG GTCAAAACCTACTGGGAGAAGAGCTACAAGGACAAGTTGCCTGATAAGCCCACCCCAGCCATGATTAAATCTGTCAGTAAGGAGTTTCTGAAGACAGTGGTAAATCATGTGAAGTATGGTCCCAACTCTCTCAAAGACTTTACCAAGTGGAAA GTGAATATAATTGCAGAAGAATTAATTTCTTCATTgttgtgtaataagaaaaaggatGCAGAGCCACAACCTGAACCAGTATCTTCAAATGATGATAATACAGAG ATTCTGATAACTCCTGGTAAGAAAAGGCGTACTGGTGAATTAGACCTTGCATTAGGAACTCCTACAAAGCACCTCCGGACAAATGATGTGCTCTCACTTGCTTTAACACCTACAAGGTCATCCTCTAAACTTCAGGAAAGCCCACACAGATCTTCACCATCCAGAAATAAACCAAATTTTCCACTTTCTCCATTTAAGAATAAATCAAACGTTACACCCGTTAAGGAACCTGCTAAGCGTGGCATGTCAACACCTCAAAAAATCAATCTAAGGAGCACACCATCACAAAAAGAACCCGATGAGAAGAGATCAGTAGACCATGGGAGACAGAAGAGGGAACTAAAAAAA AAAGGATTTGATGTGGAGCCACTTCATTTTCTCCAGTGTCACAGTAAAAATAACAATAGCGATGATTTCCGCACCCAGCTGTGGTCCTGTGCTTTTGAGCCTGCTCTGGATTCTTCGTCAAGTAAAG TTATCGCAACATGTGGTGGCGAGTCAGTTTGTGTTATCGACTGTGAGACTGGAAAGGTTCTAAAGAAGTACAAGTTTCCTGGAGAG GAATTCTTTGCACTGGCCTGGACGACTCTAACAATGATAAGCAACGAGGGACAGAAGAGGAAAGTCAATGTCTTGGCAGCTGGTGGAAGATATGGAGTAGTCCGACTGATGCATCCCAAAGTTAACATGTGCTATGgagaaataaaagctcataaaaaAGCCATCTCAATCATGTGTTTCAGCCCAGCGCATGACACGTTTCTCTTCA ctgGATCCTATGACAAGAGAATCATATTATGGGATATAGGGGTTCCAGACTATGAGTACAACTTTAGAGCAAG CCAGTTGCTGACACTGGACACTCCATCCGCTCCTCTGCGGCTCTGCCTGGTACCTTCCGCTGTGGATCAATACTTGCTGGCAGGTTGTGATGATGGGTGCTATGTGTGGGACATAACGCTGAATAATCAAAAAGGAAGATG TTCTTATCATGCAGAGTTCAGTTTTCCGATATACAAGAAAAAATCCGATGACAATGATTATCGCACTATAGATGGACTGGCGTTTCTGAATGATGATCTAATTG cttcTAAGAGTGCCATGCAAGGATCCATATACATTTGGAGCTGGAAGAAGTCTTTCAATAAACAGCGCTCTAAGAGCTCCAAGAAAATGGAGGCAGCTGTACTAGCAGAGCTGAAGTGGTCACAGACTGAACTACCATACCTCACACTCACAACCTCTTCAG GACTCTGCCTATTCTGTGGTGATGAGTCTGGGAAAGTGTGGATTTATGATCTTGAATCCTGTCGAGCTGAGTTACAGAAGGGAGTCTCAGGCGGTGCTCTGAAAGAACCCACAAAG GTTATTGACTGGCCAGCTCCCGCTTCAAAAAAAGGCCAAATGGAAGAGACTGTGATCAACAATGTGATTGTAAACCCAGCAAATGAATATTTAGTTGCCTTAACTGACAAAAATGTTATTGGTATCTGGAAAATCTTATAA